Proteins from a genomic interval of Tenacibaculum sp. SZ-18:
- a CDS encoding DUF2141 domain-containing protein, producing MQRIILLASLFLFSFIQKVTAQETHTITVEFNGMESDKGNLYVALYDKEKDFLKKSIKGEIVKITDKKATAVFKNIPEGEYAISAFHDENDNKKMDTKIFGIPKEPIGMSNDAKGFMGPPKYKDAKFAVKGDVSLKIKMN from the coding sequence ATGCAACGAATCATTTTATTAGCAAGCCTATTTCTTTTCAGTTTTATACAAAAAGTTACTGCGCAAGAAACACACACCATTACTGTTGAGTTTAACGGAATGGAATCTGATAAAGGAAACTTATACGTAGCACTTTATGACAAAGAGAAAGATTTCTTGAAAAAATCAATCAAAGGAGAAATTGTAAAAATAACAGACAAAAAAGCTACTGCTGTATTTAAAAACATTCCTGAAGGAGAATATGCCATTTCTGCTTTTCATGATGAAAACGATAATAAAAAAATGGACACTAAAATATTTGGAATCCCTAAAGAACCAATTGGAATGTCTAACGATGCAAAAGGATTTATGGGACCTCCAAAATATAAAGATGCAAAATTTGCCGTAAAAGGAGATGTGTCTCTGAAAATTAAAATGAACTAA
- a CDS encoding ParA family protein: MGKIISICNQKGGVGKTTTCVNLSAALGILEKKVLVIDTDPLANASTSFGFSSKKLNNPSLQHMDLTSVIRNNIILTKSPNVDLLPFIEDLNLFKRTSEVSKFNKAIQSIHKSYDFVIIDCVPFFKAKNLDILTCSNSVIIPVQCDYYALEGLHKFLKTIRFTKKNLNPDLHIEGFLLTMYNKRLKLSNQVAHYMREYFNDLVFDSIIMRSSKITQAPGYGQSVLEFDINSDGAQCYLLLASEIISKESVKLETPMIPEEKESMFNNKQLSKTTHDEVTDDSIFQKVLQATTSIEEKFNTLPKNFDSLINRQKAYVKNKLGTCYKNHLGKVWVYKINKSKLFKKKFLHIYFKNDSVSHYSTKWFS, from the coding sequence ATGGGCAAAATAATCTCTATTTGTAATCAAAAAGGAGGCGTTGGTAAAACTACTACCTGCGTTAATCTATCTGCTGCTTTAGGAATTCTTGAAAAGAAAGTTCTTGTGATTGATACTGATCCTTTAGCAAATGCTTCAACATCTTTTGGATTCTCTTCTAAAAAATTGAACAATCCATCTTTACAACACATGGACCTCACTTCGGTTATTAGAAATAATATTATATTAACAAAATCTCCTAATGTTGACTTGCTTCCTTTTATAGAAGATTTAAACCTTTTTAAACGTACATCAGAAGTTTCAAAATTCAATAAAGCAATACAATCAATTCACAAATCCTATGACTTTGTAATTATAGATTGTGTTCCTTTTTTCAAAGCAAAGAATTTAGACATTTTAACCTGTTCGAATTCGGTTATTATTCCTGTACAATGCGATTACTATGCTTTGGAAGGATTGCATAAATTTTTAAAGACCATTCGTTTCACTAAAAAAAACTTAAATCCAGACTTACACATAGAAGGTTTTTTGTTGACCATGTATAACAAGCGATTAAAACTCTCTAATCAGGTAGCGCATTACATGCGTGAGTATTTCAATGATTTAGTCTTTGATAGTATTATTATGAGAAGTTCCAAAATTACGCAAGCCCCAGGTTATGGACAAAGTGTTTTAGAATTTGATATCAATAGTGACGGAGCGCAGTGCTACCTGCTTTTAGCTAGTGAAATTATATCGAAGGAATCTGTTAAGTTAGAAACCCCAATGATTCCAGAAGAGAAAGAAAGCATGTTTAATAACAAGCAACTTTCTAAAACTACTCATGACGAAGTCACGGATGACTCTATCTTTCAAAAGGTATTACAAGCTACAACTTCGATAGAAGAAAAATTCAATACTTTGCCTAAAAACTTTGACTCCTTAATTAATAGACAAAAGGCATACGTAAAAAATAAACTAGGAACTTGTTATAAAAATCACCTAGGAAAAGTTTGGGTGTACAAAATAAATAAGAGCAAATTATTCAAAAAGAAATTTTTACATATTTACTTTAAAAATGATAGTGTTTCGCACTACAGCACCAAATGGTTTAGTTAA
- a CDS encoding tetratricopeptide repeat protein yields MKKIALLIIVLISTNIVAQSKYEKGMTKAFELWGQQKTNEACQLFERITKAEPENWLPPYYVATLEILGSFGIKDEAKLNSKLTKAQEFLDLAKSLSPNNPEIMINQALLNTAYIAFDGQKYGMTLSGKNSMIYTEALKIAPKNPRVVLGKAEWDMGAAKYFNQPIEPFCKDVKKSIELFEIEELPKFYPKYGKDRAKEVLKQCKKS; encoded by the coding sequence ATGAAAAAAATAGCCTTACTAATAATAGTTTTAATATCTACCAATATTGTTGCCCAATCCAAATATGAAAAAGGAATGACAAAAGCTTTTGAATTATGGGGACAACAAAAAACCAATGAAGCTTGTCAGTTATTTGAAAGAATTACAAAAGCTGAACCTGAAAACTGGTTACCGCCTTATTACGTTGCAACATTAGAAATTTTAGGAAGTTTCGGTATTAAAGACGAAGCTAAACTGAATAGTAAGCTAACCAAAGCTCAAGAGTTTTTGGACTTAGCTAAAAGTTTATCACCAAACAACCCTGAAATAATGATAAATCAAGCGTTATTGAATACGGCTTACATAGCATTTGATGGGCAAAAATACGGGATGACATTATCAGGAAAGAATTCTATGATTTATACAGAAGCTCTTAAAATAGCACCGAAAAACCCGCGAGTTGTTTTAGGAAAAGCAGAATGGGACATGGGAGCCGCTAAATATTTCAATCAACCTATAGAACCTTTTTGTAAAGATGTAAAAAAATCTATCGAGTTATTTGAAATTGAAGAGCTACCGAAATTCTATCCGAAATACGGAAAAGACAGAGCCAAAGAAGTTTTAAAACAATGTAAAAAGAGTTAA
- a CDS encoding response regulator: MKRLNILFIDDDEVERMKFSRVCSRSNYKPTVIEAINGEDALSKLENPSSDIIFLDLNMPKMNGIEFLKILKADKNLRIIPTIILSSSDNYNDLKTCYELGIAGYIIKPLRLEDYTRNITTMLDYWTNNELLN, translated from the coding sequence ATGAAGAGATTAAACATTTTGTTTATAGATGATGATGAAGTAGAACGAATGAAATTTTCAAGAGTTTGTAGCAGAAGTAACTACAAACCAACAGTTATTGAAGCCATAAATGGTGAGGATGCTCTTTCTAAATTAGAAAACCCCTCTTCTGATATCATTTTTTTAGACTTAAATATGCCTAAAATGAATGGTATTGAGTTTTTAAAGATACTTAAAGCAGATAAAAACTTACGAATCATACCAACTATTATACTATCGAGTTCGGATAATTATAACGATTTAAAAACATGTTACGAGTTAGGGATTGCAGGATACATAATTAAACCCTTACGTTTAGAAGATTACACAAGAAATATCACTACCATGTTAGACTATTGGACAAATAATGAATTATTGAATTAA
- the pdxH gene encoding pyridoxamine 5'-phosphate oxidase, with protein sequence MSQDLSDFRKSYEKGELLEQNCPENPIELFSDWFLQADDSDTVDEANAMSISSIGFDGFPKTRVVLLKKYTHEGFIFYTNYNSEKGKAILANSSVCLSFFWAGLERQIIIKGKAEKITENLSDGYFESRPDGSKLGAWASNQSEVVENKQVLLDSLRKFENQFKGKDIPRPKHWGGFIVKPVSIEFWQGRPNRLHDRIRYTLLKDFLWKLERLAP encoded by the coding sequence ATGTCGCAAGATTTAAGTGATTTTAGAAAGTCATACGAAAAAGGGGAACTGTTAGAGCAGAACTGTCCTGAAAACCCAATAGAGCTATTTAGTGATTGGTTTTTGCAGGCAGATGATTCGGATACGGTTGATGAAGCCAATGCAATGAGTATTTCTTCAATAGGTTTTGATGGATTCCCGAAAACTAGAGTTGTGCTACTAAAAAAGTATACACATGAAGGATTTATTTTTTACACGAATTACAACTCTGAAAAAGGAAAGGCCATTCTAGCAAATAGCAGCGTTTGTTTGTCTTTTTTTTGGGCTGGGTTAGAGCGTCAAATCATCATTAAAGGAAAAGCTGAAAAAATCACCGAGAATTTGTCAGATGGATATTTTGAATCTCGACCAGATGGAAGTAAACTAGGTGCTTGGGCTTCAAATCAAAGTGAGGTAGTAGAGAATAAACAAGTGCTTTTAGATTCTTTGCGGAAGTTTGAAAATCAGTTTAAAGGTAAAGATATTCCGAGACCAAAACACTGGGGAGGTTTTATTGTAAAACCTGTAAGTATTGAGTTTTGGCAGGGCAGACCAAATCGATTACACGATAGAATTCGATATACTTTGTTAAAAGATTTTTTATGGAAGCTTGAACGATTAGCTCCTTAG
- a CDS encoding Ppx/GppA phosphatase family protein, whose protein sequence is MEIKKYGAIDIGSNAVRLLIANVIEEKGKETKFKKSSLVRVPIRLGADAFVSGEISENNINRMVDAMKAFSLLMNVHGVERYKACATSAMREAENGESIVSKIYDESGIEIDIINGAKEASIISSTDLKYLINSDETYLYVDVGGGSTEFTLFSRGKLIKSKSFKIGTVRLINNSKEKNKKIFSKVQEWISKNTKDYKRVSLIGSGGNINKIFKMSGLDLGRPISYVYLNAQLEFLKKMTYEERISELSLNPDRADVIVPATKIYLSAMKWSGARRIYVPKIGLSDGIVKSLYYNII, encoded by the coding sequence TTGGAAATAAAAAAATATGGAGCCATTGACATAGGTTCGAATGCAGTACGACTTTTAATAGCAAATGTAATTGAAGAAAAGGGAAAGGAGACTAAATTTAAAAAGTCTTCTTTGGTACGAGTTCCAATTCGTTTGGGAGCAGACGCATTTGTTTCTGGAGAAATTTCTGAGAATAATATAAATAGAATGGTTGATGCTATGAAGGCTTTCAGTTTGCTAATGAATGTTCATGGTGTAGAGCGATACAAAGCGTGCGCTACTTCTGCCATGCGCGAAGCTGAAAATGGAGAAAGTATAGTAAGTAAGATTTACGATGAATCTGGTATTGAGATAGATATTATAAATGGAGCGAAGGAAGCTTCTATCATTTCTTCGACAGACTTAAAGTATTTAATTAATTCTGATGAGACTTACTTGTATGTTGATGTTGGCGGAGGTAGTACGGAGTTTACTTTATTTTCAAGAGGGAAATTAATCAAATCAAAATCGTTTAAAATCGGAACGGTTCGTTTAATTAATAATTCTAAAGAAAAGAATAAAAAGATATTTTCTAAAGTTCAAGAATGGATTTCAAAAAACACCAAAGATTACAAAAGAGTATCTTTAATTGGTTCTGGAGGAAATATTAACAAAATATTTAAAATGTCTGGCTTGGATTTAGGTCGTCCAATTTCTTATGTGTATTTAAATGCGCAATTAGAGTTCTTGAAAAAGATGACTTATGAAGAACGTATATCTGAGCTAAGTTTAAACCCAGATAGAGCTGATGTAATCGTTCCTGCGACGAAAATATATTTATCTGCAATGAAGTGGAGTGGAGCAAGAAGGATTTATGTTCCAAAAATAGGATTATCCGATGGAATTGTTAAAAGTTTATATTATAACATCATTTAA
- a CDS encoding sensor histidine kinase: MITNNIEALQQALKQEKKARINAEKILEEKNLELQEANQNVIKVINEKDIQLKSLFKTIVDPYILMDLYGNVVKMNDAAADFFGYSIEEKVFNITSTLYPEDLDYAMICYYELLEKGVYKNFKARVYNKNKEVRWIEINSSIVYDANGEATFAQGVVRDITERLNDQKEREQLLKNLKKSNQELNDFAHVVSHDLKAPLRSLNALVSWLKEDCLELTYNEEIKNNFDLLLKKIDKMDHLINGILKYASIDKIQHPRKDIDLQEIVEAIIETIHVPKYVNIVIPKRLPIVEGDKFRLHQLFQNLISNAVKYAKDSDGLVNITYNTKQDHWEFQISDNGKGIPEKYHKKVFGIFETLEDHQNSTGIGLSIVKKIIDLFEGTIWVTSIEGEGATFHFTLPLSK; this comes from the coding sequence GTGATTACTAATAACATCGAAGCATTACAACAAGCGTTAAAACAAGAAAAAAAAGCACGAATTAATGCTGAAAAGATTCTAGAAGAAAAAAACTTAGAACTTCAAGAAGCTAATCAGAACGTAATTAAAGTAATCAACGAAAAAGATATTCAACTCAAAAGTTTATTTAAAACAATTGTCGATCCGTATATCCTAATGGATTTATACGGTAATGTTGTTAAAATGAACGATGCTGCTGCCGATTTTTTCGGTTATAGTATAGAAGAAAAAGTGTTCAATATCACCTCAACTCTATACCCTGAAGATTTAGATTATGCAATGATATGCTATTATGAACTACTTGAAAAAGGAGTTTATAAAAATTTTAAAGCTAGAGTTTATAACAAAAATAAAGAAGTTCGCTGGATCGAAATAAATTCAAGTATTGTATATGATGCAAACGGAGAAGCCACTTTTGCTCAGGGAGTTGTAAGAGATATTACAGAAAGACTAAACGATCAAAAAGAAAGAGAACAGCTTTTAAAAAACTTAAAAAAAAGTAATCAGGAATTAAATGACTTTGCTCACGTTGTTTCCCACGATTTAAAAGCTCCTTTGAGAAGTTTAAACGCATTGGTTAGCTGGCTAAAAGAAGATTGCTTAGAGCTCACTTACAACGAAGAGATAAAGAATAATTTTGATTTACTTTTAAAAAAAATTGATAAGATGGATCATCTTATCAATGGAATTTTGAAATACGCAAGTATTGATAAAATTCAACATCCTAGAAAAGATATCGATTTGCAAGAAATTGTCGAGGCAATTATAGAAACTATTCATGTTCCAAAATATGTAAACATAGTTATTCCTAAAAGACTTCCTATTGTAGAAGGAGATAAATTTAGACTTCATCAATTATTTCAGAACCTAATCAGTAATGCGGTAAAGTATGCTAAAGATAGCGATGGATTAGTAAATATTACCTACAATACAAAACAAGATCATTGGGAATTCCAAATTAGTGATAATGGTAAAGGTATTCCCGAAAAATATCATAAAAAAGTATTTGGAATATTCGAAACACTTGAAGATCACCAAAACTCAACTGGTATTGGATTATCTATAGTTAAGAAAATAATTGATTTATTTGAAGGTACCATTTGGGTTACCTCAATTGAAGGTGAAGGAGCTACTTTTCATTTTACTTTACCTTTATCAAAATAA
- a CDS encoding DUF389 domain-containing protein, translating into MEEIKKEEIDKSKEAVKEGAKGLWESIKSFMNELLDFRDDTDQEATIEAIKNDIPFKGATAWILIFAVFIASIGLNVSSTAVVIGAMLISPLMGPILGIGMSLAINDIDTLKSSFVNLLVMVFLSVATAYLYFLLSPLTELTPELEARTQPNILDVLVAIFGGLALIVARTKKGTIASVIFGVAIATALMPPLCTAGYGLAVGNINFFLGAMYLFIINTTFIALSTFLVLKVLGFTMIRYVNSKKRKRIAQLATFFGLVAMVPAVWTFLNVLEQSRFNRDVNDYIKNEIDVNDKLWFQKEKINKEEKQFVLFFNGKVPEATVSDLENELKEYEKLKDYKLIVNANESRSADDISKSLTRAFSDLDEKNSIISGLHKEIKDLKSQISNLNSTIEKTDKSNIPFSVIARDAKIRFNDLKEIRFSKVLATKDFIKVDTIPEAKVVWNSKLKESYIKKKQAELHKWLQNEMKLDTLYLKK; encoded by the coding sequence ATGGAAGAAATTAAAAAGGAAGAAATTGATAAATCTAAAGAAGCTGTAAAAGAAGGAGCGAAAGGCTTATGGGAAAGCATTAAAAGCTTCATGAACGAGCTTTTAGACTTTAGAGATGATACTGATCAGGAAGCTACAATAGAGGCGATAAAAAATGATATTCCATTTAAAGGGGCGACAGCATGGATTTTAATATTTGCAGTTTTTATAGCATCTATTGGATTAAATGTTAGTTCGACAGCTGTAGTTATTGGAGCCATGTTAATTTCTCCTCTTATGGGACCTATTTTAGGAATAGGGATGTCTCTTGCGATAAATGATATTGATACCTTAAAAAGCTCATTTGTTAACTTGTTGGTGATGGTTTTTTTAAGTGTTGCAACAGCCTACTTGTATTTTTTATTATCACCATTAACAGAATTGACACCTGAATTAGAAGCAAGAACTCAGCCTAACATACTTGATGTATTGGTTGCAATATTTGGAGGTTTAGCATTAATTGTTGCTCGTACGAAAAAAGGAACAATTGCCTCTGTTATTTTTGGTGTAGCAATTGCAACAGCATTAATGCCGCCTTTGTGTACGGCGGGTTATGGATTAGCAGTAGGAAATATTAATTTTTTCCTAGGAGCAATGTATTTGTTTATAATTAATACAACCTTTATTGCTTTATCCACGTTTTTAGTTTTAAAAGTTTTAGGATTTACGATGATTCGTTATGTAAATTCTAAAAAAAGAAAGAGAATTGCTCAGTTAGCTACTTTCTTTGGTTTGGTAGCAATGGTTCCTGCTGTGTGGACTTTTTTAAATGTATTGGAACAAAGTAGGTTTAATAGAGATGTAAATGACTATATTAAGAATGAGATTGATGTAAATGACAAACTTTGGTTTCAAAAAGAAAAAATAAATAAAGAGGAAAAGCAATTTGTTCTTTTCTTCAATGGAAAAGTTCCAGAGGCAACAGTTTCTGATTTAGAGAACGAATTAAAAGAATATGAAAAGTTAAAAGATTATAAGTTGATTGTAAATGCTAATGAATCTAGAAGTGCAGATGACATTTCAAAGTCATTAACTAGAGCGTTTTCTGATTTAGATGAAAAGAATTCAATTATTAGTGGTTTACATAAAGAGATTAAAGATTTAAAATCTCAAATTTCAAACTTAAATTCTACTATTGAGAAAACAGATAAAAGCAATATTCCGTTTAGTGTAATTGCGCGTGATGCTAAAATTCGATTTAATGATTTGAAAGAAATTCGTTTTTCTAAAGTGTTAGCAACAAAAGATTTTATCAAAGTAGATACAATTCCTGAGGCAAAAGTCGTTTGGAATAGTAAATTGAAAGAATCATATATTAAGAAAAAGCAAGCTGAGTTGCATAAGTGGCTTCAGAATGAAATGAAGTTAGATACTTTATATTTAAAAAAATAG
- a CDS encoding SixA phosphatase family protein, with protein MKTIYIVRHAKSSWKYVSVKDHDRPLKERGINDAHLISKYLAKNITRPDVFISSSANRALHTGIIFCENFGYPMANLKISKQLYSFSDGYLVKTVKALDDNFDSAIIFSHDHGINTFVNKFGSQPIAHVSTCGVVGIKFKEKHWKDIKKGTTVLVEFPKHHK; from the coding sequence ATGAAAACCATTTATATAGTTCGTCACGCTAAATCTTCATGGAAGTATGTTAGTGTTAAAGATCATGATCGTCCTCTTAAAGAAAGAGGTATAAACGACGCACATTTGATATCAAAATATTTGGCAAAGAATATTACTCGTCCTGATGTTTTTATATCCAGTAGTGCTAATAGAGCATTACATACTGGGATTATATTTTGCGAAAACTTTGGATATCCTATGGCAAATCTTAAAATTAGTAAGCAGTTGTATAGTTTTAGTGATGGTTATTTGGTAAAAACAGTGAAAGCTTTAGATGATAATTTTGATAGTGCAATAATTTTCAGTCACGATCACGGGATAAATACTTTTGTAAATAAATTTGGAAGCCAACCTATTGCTCATGTATCTACTTGTGGTGTAGTAGGCATAAAATTTAAAGAGAAACACTGGAAAGATATTAAAAAGGGAACAACAGTTTTAGTTGAGTTTCCCAAACACCATAAATAA
- a CDS encoding AraC family transcriptional regulator, giving the protein MEINKKNNHLSVRMHNAIQYIEEHNDTKLLLEDVAQKAFLSPYHFHRIFKTITGETFNNFVSRKRIEKAANFLLHTEDKSISEITDLTGFSSLSLFSRTFKKFYGINPTEFKDKRNSRFSKISKTKSKNGKVNTELEEYIYNMKKFVKYIDEKAANLEVIKINDISVAYVPHIGAFDNVGIAFEKLLKWAYPRGLMNEQPKIMSIYHDSPKVTKEAKLKMSACIGLEKATIDTSEINTRTITGGKYVSAEFSLGLHEFKKTYEALFVWVFDKGFKLDDTRDPFDEYHNNFNEHPQKLCNVTIYIPVQ; this is encoded by the coding sequence ATGGAAATTAATAAAAAGAACAACCACTTATCGGTAAGAATGCATAACGCGATTCAATATATTGAAGAACACAATGACACCAAACTTTTATTAGAAGATGTAGCACAAAAGGCATTTCTTTCTCCTTATCATTTTCACAGAATCTTTAAAACCATTACAGGAGAAACCTTTAATAATTTTGTTAGTAGGAAAAGGATAGAAAAAGCTGCTAACTTTCTCTTGCACACTGAAGATAAAAGTATATCAGAAATTACCGATTTAACCGGTTTCTCAAGTCTTTCATTATTTTCCAGAACATTTAAAAAGTTTTACGGGATAAATCCAACTGAATTTAAAGACAAACGAAATAGTAGATTTAGCAAGATTAGTAAAACAAAAAGCAAGAATGGGAAAGTAAATACAGAGCTCGAGGAATACATTTACAACATGAAAAAATTTGTAAAATATATTGACGAAAAAGCTGCTAATTTAGAGGTGATTAAAATAAATGATATCTCTGTAGCCTACGTACCGCATATTGGTGCATTCGATAATGTTGGAATTGCTTTTGAAAAATTACTAAAATGGGCTTACCCGAGAGGTTTAATGAATGAGCAACCTAAAATAATGTCCATTTATCACGATAGTCCAAAAGTAACAAAGGAAGCTAAATTAAAAATGAGCGCCTGTATTGGTTTAGAAAAAGCTACCATTGATACTTCCGAAATAAATACAAGAACTATTACAGGAGGAAAATATGTGAGTGCAGAATTTTCATTAGGCTTACATGAGTTCAAAAAAACATACGAAGCCTTATTTGTTTGGGTTTTTGATAAAGGATTTAAACTTGATGATACACGAGATCCTTTTGATGAATATCACAATAACTTTAATGAGCATCCGCAAAAATTATGTAATGTCACTATTTATATTCCTGTTCAATAA
- a CDS encoding TonB-dependent receptor, with product MKPLISLLVLISTFYSFSQHSISGKVIDSKGNPIEGANAYLEGTYDGTSSDKNGNFSFTTTEENMQTLVISFVSFETFIKTDTVENLRNISVKLKEDVNTLDAVVINAGTFDAGEKARAVALKPMDIVTTASALGDVIGAFQTLPGTSANDEDGRLFVRGGDAEETQIFIDGIRVFNPFIPTGNNIPTRGRFSPFLFKGISFSTGGYSAEFGQALSGVLALNTIDQPTQEKTDIQFMTVGVGVGNTQIWDKNSFSINTSYINLAPYQYAFPDRNQWNEPYEGASGEMVYRYQPNEDGLLKLYGAFSYSNFDLIQENINFDNGFRFGLQNTNLYFNGSYKQRLGNGWKVSGGIGYTNDSSDINLESDNVNNAENSAHFKMKAQKRYSSRLKFNFGAEYFITDFNEDFIQSSTSDSFNLNFDNNIFGVFTEADIFFSKELATKIGVRLENNEFSNEFTFSPRISLAYKAGKNDQFSLAYGEFYQNPRNEYLKFADNLTSEKATHYIANYQYIKDRQQFRIESYYKKYNNLVKFDSEIATAVSNFTNTGDGYAKGIDLFWRDGKTIKSLDYWVSYSYLDTERDFRNYPTDATPNFASKHNLSVVGKYWVDSWKTQLGISYRFATGRTYTNPNSTGFLNQKTKNYNSVSINAAYLISQQKILYFSVNNVLATQNVFGYDYKNTPNTNGVSERQALRPNADQFFFVGFFWSISDDNKSNQLDNL from the coding sequence ATGAAACCACTTATTTCTTTATTAGTATTGATTAGTACTTTTTACTCGTTTTCTCAACACAGCATTTCTGGAAAAGTAATTGACTCAAAAGGAAATCCTATTGAGGGAGCAAATGCTTATCTTGAAGGAACTTATGATGGAACTTCTTCTGATAAGAACGGAAACTTTTCTTTTACTACAACAGAAGAAAACATGCAAACTTTAGTAATTTCTTTTGTTTCATTTGAAACCTTCATAAAAACTGATACAGTTGAAAACTTGAGAAACATTTCAGTAAAACTTAAAGAAGATGTAAACACATTAGACGCCGTAGTTATTAACGCTGGAACTTTTGACGCAGGTGAAAAAGCCAGAGCTGTGGCATTAAAACCCATGGATATTGTAACTACAGCAAGTGCGTTAGGGGATGTTATTGGGGCATTTCAAACATTACCAGGAACCTCGGCTAATGATGAAGACGGAAGATTATTTGTTCGTGGTGGAGACGCTGAAGAAACACAAATTTTCATTGATGGAATCCGTGTATTTAATCCATTTATACCAACGGGAAATAATATTCCAACAAGAGGTCGATTTTCTCCTTTTCTTTTTAAAGGAATATCATTTTCTACAGGTGGATATTCTGCAGAATTCGGACAAGCACTTTCTGGTGTTTTAGCCTTAAACACGATCGATCAACCAACACAAGAAAAAACTGATATTCAATTTATGACTGTTGGTGTTGGAGTTGGAAACACTCAAATTTGGGATAAGAATTCATTCAGTATTAACACTTCTTATATAAATTTAGCTCCATATCAATATGCATTTCCAGATAGAAACCAATGGAACGAACCTTACGAAGGAGCAAGTGGAGAAATGGTTTATAGATACCAACCAAACGAAGATGGGTTATTAAAACTATATGGTGCTTTTAGTTACAGCAATTTCGATTTAATTCAAGAAAACATAAACTTTGACAATGGATTCAGGTTTGGTTTACAAAACACTAATCTATATTTCAACGGGTCTTACAAACAAAGACTTGGAAATGGATGGAAAGTTTCTGGAGGAATTGGTTATACAAATGACTCTTCTGATATCAACTTAGAAAGCGATAATGTGAACAATGCAGAAAATTCTGCTCATTTTAAAATGAAAGCTCAAAAAAGATATTCAAGTAGATTAAAGTTTAATTTTGGTGCAGAATATTTTATTACTGACTTTAATGAAGATTTCATTCAAAGCTCAACTTCAGATAGTTTTAACCTGAATTTTGACAATAATATTTTTGGTGTATTTACAGAAGCAGACATTTTCTTTTCAAAAGAATTAGCTACCAAAATTGGAGTTCGACTAGAAAACAATGAATTCTCTAATGAATTTACATTTTCTCCAAGAATTTCATTAGCATACAAAGCCGGGAAAAATGATCAATTCTCGTTAGCTTATGGAGAATTTTATCAAAACCCGAGAAACGAATACTTAAAATTTGCTGACAATTTAACATCTGAAAAAGCAACTCATTATATCGCCAACTATCAATATATAAAAGATCGTCAACAATTTAGAATTGAAAGTTATTATAAAAAATATAATAATCTGGTTAAATTTGATAGTGAGATTGCTACAGCCGTTTCCAACTTTACAAATACTGGTGACGGATACGCGAAAGGAATTGATTTGTTTTGGAGAGATGGAAAAACCATAAAAAGCTTAGATTATTGGGTTTCTTATTCATATTTAGATACCGAACGTGACTTCAGAAATTACCCAACTGATGCGACTCCAAATTTCGCTTCAAAACACAACTTATCGGTTGTTGGGAAATACTGGGTAGATTCTTGGAAAACTCAATTAGGAATTTCTTATCGTTTCGCTACAGGTAGAACTTACACCAATCCTAATTCAACAGGGTTTCTTAATCAGAAAACTAAAAACTATAATTCTGTAAGTATAAATGCAGCTTACTTAATTAGTCAACAAAAAATATTGTATTTCTCAGTGAACAATGTTTTAGCAACTCAAAACGTTTTTGGTTATGATTATAAAAACACGCCGAATACTAATGGAGTTTCCGAAAGACAAGCATTACGACCAAATGCAGATCAATTCTTTTTCGTAGGATTTTTCTGGTCGATTAGTGATGATAATAAAAGTAATCAGTTAGATAATCTATAG